The nucleotide sequence GGTCATTCTTACCCTACCCCATATGCACTGGGAGCTCATACCGACCAAGACCCCTTTATCGACAGCCCTTTTGATTGGGTTGTAGCAGTAGTGCCCTACGTGTCCCAGCCCAGTCCCCTCTAATACTAAGCCTCTAAAGCCCTTGTCCACAAGATAGTCTATTATTGTTGGGTCGAAGTTTGGGTGGAACTTTAGTAGAGCGACTCGCTCCTCAAACCTAGCAGCTGGTTTGAAGTCGTGTTGAGGTGCTCTTCTGGGTGGTAGGTTGGGGTCTATCTGCTGAATAACGCCATCCTTAACGTATGCTACGGGCTTCCTGTTTATCGACTGGAAGGCATCTCTTCTACTTGTGTGGTTCTTCCTAACAGAGGCGCCGTGGTGAATAGCGATCACATCGTCGCTCAAGCCGGCGTGCATAGCCACATAGACACCTGAGAAGGGTGCTTTTGAGGCGACGAGGGTCGCAGCCAGAAGGTTTGTAGCAGCGTCTGAAGAGGGTCTGTCTGAGGAGCGCTGGGCACCGACTAAGACTACTGGTATAGGCACACCTTTTAGGGCGAATGATAGCGCTGCAGCCGTGTAGCCCATAGTGTCTGTTCCGTGTGTTACTACTACTCCGCTGTACCCTTTTTGAAGGGAGGTGTGTATGTGCTCCGCTATCTTGCACCAGTGCTCTGCTCTCAGGTTTTCGCTGAATATGCTGAAGAGAACCTCGGCATCGACTTGAGCCACCTCAGATATCTCTGGGACTGAGGCGTGGAGGTCTTCTGCTGTTAGGGCTGGGTGTACGGCTCCGGTTCGGTAGTCTATTCTGCTCGCTATTGTGCCTCCTGTGCCTAAGATCAGCACCTTCGGTAGGTTTGTGTTAAGTTTAGGTGGTGGGGGTGGTGTGTACTTCGGCTTCTCCCCCTCGGCGAGCTTCACTATACTACGAATCTTCTTGACTGAGATACCGATATTATAGCCGTTCTTCAGCTTGATTACTATGTGGAGAGGATCAGCCAGCTCATACCTAGGCATCAGATAACCTTCAAAAGAAGCATCAGAGGTCTCAACCTTAATCAAGTCTCCTACAGAGAGACCAGCTTCCTCTAGCAGAGCTAGAGCCTCACCCCTGTAACCCGCAAGCCCACTCATAGCCTTCTGGTAGCTGGTGACCTGAAGATAAGAGTTTTCAACTCGCCAAGTAGTCGATTAAAAGAGCAGAAGAACCCATAAGCGAT is from Nitrososphaerota archaeon and encodes:
- the gatD gene encoding Glu-tRNA(Gln) amidotransferase subunit GatD, which gives rise to MSGLAGYRGEALALLEEAGLSVGDLIKVETSDASFEGYLMPRYELADPLHIVIKLKNGYNIGISVKKIRSIVKLAEGEKPKYTPPPPPKLNTNLPKVLILGTGGTIASRIDYRTGAVHPALTAEDLHASVPEISEVAQVDAEVLFSIFSENLRAEHWCKIAEHIHTSLQKGYSGVVVTHGTDTMGYTAAALSFALKGVPIPVVLVGAQRSSDRPSSDAATNLLAATLVASKAPFSGVYVAMHAGLSDDVIAIHHGASVRKNHTSRRDAFQSINRKPVAYVKDGVIQQIDPNLPPRRAPQHDFKPAARFEERVALLKFHPNFDPTIIDYLVDKGFRGLVLEGTGLGHVGHYCYNPIKRAVDKGVLVGMSSQCIWGRVRMTVYDTGRDLLNMGVLPLDTLFPEVALVKMMWVLGNTDTLEEAKKLMLTDLVGEFTQRLHVEEQRGF